One segment of Leptospirillum ferrooxidans C2-3 DNA contains the following:
- a CDS encoding DUF3443 family protein, producing the protein MKNHPPMRRMFLWILGCFFLSFSGCGGGGTSPSAGEPALGPLSVSCERATDSGTSLGNILPLYLGTAGDNSSTVCGSAINNPCTDVTICDSSGSNCQTVTNILVDTGSSGLRIFRSVLSNTTTLDQVASPGGDPVGECEAFGNGTYGDWGPLVYAQVRLAGEPPVTLPIQLIDPTYAGQYTSNGNPASSNPSCGQTFTPDTSPSNASFNGILGVGLFVHSCGTLCAQSIDNGVFFSCSGSSCTSTTLGTCEQDQNPVPLLPTDHQGVLVSFPSSITSPEESATGSLILGIGSQSDNTPASGVKAYDADQNGNFQTTFNQTTYSSSNGYAFIDSGSDGDFFPDPQIPNSGSPDYYYEPSSAEPLTATIAPASGSPDTTVFFTIQTPPTQGSGFSDGVIPNLGFDQTGGFDWGLPFFFLKQNVFVGINGQTITSLNATGPFWAF; encoded by the coding sequence ATGAAAAACCATCCCCCCATGCGAAGGATGTTCCTTTGGATCCTGGGATGTTTTTTTCTCTCTTTTTCCGGGTGTGGTGGCGGCGGAACATCACCCTCTGCGGGAGAACCGGCACTGGGGCCGCTTTCGGTCAGCTGTGAGAGAGCTACAGATTCGGGAACCTCGCTCGGTAATATCTTGCCGCTTTATCTGGGCACAGCCGGAGACAACAGTTCGACTGTTTGCGGCTCCGCCATCAATAATCCCTGCACCGACGTCACCATCTGCGACAGCTCCGGAAGCAATTGCCAGACCGTCACCAATATTCTGGTCGACACTGGATCGTCTGGCCTCAGGATCTTCAGATCTGTCCTCAGCAATACCACCACCCTCGACCAGGTGGCTTCTCCCGGGGGAGATCCTGTCGGGGAATGCGAAGCTTTTGGAAATGGAACCTACGGCGACTGGGGTCCGCTTGTCTATGCCCAGGTCAGGCTCGCCGGCGAGCCTCCTGTCACCCTCCCGATACAGCTGATCGACCCAACCTACGCGGGTCAGTACACCTCCAACGGAAATCCGGCCTCTTCAAACCCATCCTGCGGACAAACCTTTACCCCCGACACCTCTCCCTCGAACGCAAGTTTCAACGGGATCCTTGGGGTCGGGCTCTTTGTCCATTCCTGCGGCACGTTATGCGCCCAAAGTATCGATAACGGGGTTTTCTTTTCCTGTTCAGGATCAAGTTGCACCAGCACCACCCTTGGAACCTGCGAGCAGGACCAGAACCCCGTCCCCCTTCTTCCGACAGACCATCAGGGGGTCCTCGTCTCTTTCCCCTCATCCATAACCAGTCCAGAGGAGTCAGCGACAGGCTCCCTGATCCTGGGAATCGGAAGCCAATCGGACAACACACCAGCATCAGGAGTGAAAGCCTATGACGCCGACCAGAACGGAAACTTCCAGACCACCTTTAATCAAACAACCTACTCTTCTTCCAATGGATATGCCTTTATCGATTCGGGGTCAGACGGCGACTTCTTTCCCGATCCACAAATCCCTAACAGCGGCTCCCCGGATTATTACTATGAGCCTTCATCAGCAGAGCCCCTTACGGCAACGATTGCACCGGCTTCGGGATCTCCCGATACCACTGTTTTCTTCACCATTCAAACCCCTCCGACACAGGGTTCGGGGTTTTCAGACGGCGTCATCCCCAATCTGGGATTTGATCAGACCGGCGGATTCGACTGGGGGCTCCCGTTCTTTTTCCTGAAACAGAATGTCTTTGTCGGAATCAACGGGCAGACCATCACCTCTCTAAATGCCACCGGGCCGTTCTGGGCCTTTTAA
- the xth gene encoding exodeoxyribonuclease III: MKLATWNVNSLKVRLEQVQHWLVDNSPDCLCLQETKTTNEDFPHSVFTEMGYNSLYNGQKTYNGVAILSKHPVKDPVYDIPGYDDHQKRVVSADIGGIRVVNCYIPNGQDLGTEKFLYKMEWLAALTKYLETLHPKDHPVIVTGDFNIAPTDLDLWDPDGMRDQIFCSKDERDHLQRIFDLGFSDCFRQDNPEVRQYSWWDYRQGMFRQNKGLRIDLVLASAPLKEVHRRSFIDPAPRKSERPSDHTPVISEFSGPLKSPGNTTIP, from the coding sequence ATGAAACTTGCAACCTGGAACGTCAACTCCTTGAAGGTACGCCTTGAACAGGTCCAACATTGGCTTGTGGACAACAGTCCCGATTGCCTGTGCCTTCAGGAGACCAAAACGACCAATGAGGACTTTCCCCATTCCGTTTTTACGGAAATGGGCTACAACAGTCTTTATAATGGTCAAAAAACCTATAATGGCGTTGCGATTCTTTCAAAACATCCGGTCAAGGATCCTGTCTATGATATTCCCGGATACGATGACCACCAGAAACGCGTTGTTTCCGCCGACATCGGCGGAATACGGGTGGTCAACTGCTATATTCCAAACGGACAGGACCTTGGAACGGAGAAGTTCCTGTATAAAATGGAATGGCTCGCAGCCCTCACGAAATACCTTGAAACGCTTCACCCCAAAGATCATCCGGTCATTGTCACCGGGGACTTCAACATCGCCCCGACCGATCTCGACCTTTGGGATCCGGATGGGATGAGGGACCAGATTTTCTGTTCGAAAGACGAGCGGGATCACCTGCAACGGATTTTCGATCTTGGGTTTTCAGATTGCTTCAGGCAGGATAACCCCGAGGTGCGCCAATACAGTTGGTGGGACTACCGGCAAGGGATGTTCCGGCAAAATAAAGGCCTCAGAATCGACCTTGTCCTGGCTTCAGCCCCGCTTAAGGAGGTTCACCGTCGCTCCTTTATCGATCCGGCGCCCAGAAAAAGCGAGCGTCCTTCGGACCACACGCCGGTCATTTCGGAGTTTTCCGGCCCCCTGAAGTCACCAGGCAACACGACAATCCCCTGA
- a CDS encoding gamma-glutamylcyclotransferase, giving the protein MAWIFTFDELMWDFPYPFEERKKALLEEHHRSFNYMMTDRWGNPTNPSPGLGFETSGDCRGYAYLLDEDEEDEIIEKIKGRYGEYFTLKEGPMIINNELSEDGYYFLSNRSHPDYIGKMVPQEIIKIAKQGFGPNGTGVEWIIYLAEKFQELAVSDLAVDAVMSVMKWHGLAGNNHRTPM; this is encoded by the coding sequence ATGGCCTGGATCTTTACCTTTGACGAACTGATGTGGGACTTTCCCTACCCGTTTGAAGAGCGGAAAAAAGCCCTTCTTGAAGAACATCACCGTTCCTTCAACTATATGATGACCGATCGCTGGGGAAATCCGACCAACCCTTCCCCGGGACTGGGATTTGAAACCTCCGGCGACTGTCGGGGATATGCCTACCTGCTCGATGAGGACGAGGAAGACGAGATCATTGAAAAGATCAAGGGGAGATACGGGGAGTATTTCACCCTGAAGGAAGGTCCCATGATCATTAATAACGAACTCTCCGAAGACGGGTACTACTTCCTTTCGAACAGGAGCCATCCGGACTATATCGGGAAAATGGTTCCTCAGGAGATCATCAAGATTGCCAAGCAGGGATTCGGTCCCAATGGAACAGGGGTTGAATGGATCATCTATCTTGCGGAAAAATTCCAGGAACTGGCCGTTTCAGATCTGGCGGTCGATGCGGTCATGAGTGTCATGAAGTGGCACGGGCTTGCGGGCAACAACCACCGAACACCCATGTAG
- the panB gene encoding 3-methyl-2-oxobutanoate hydroxymethyltransferase: MSSRLTITEILRRKTEGPSITMVTAYDAMEARLLSGAEIDIALVGDSLGNIVQGHDSTLPVTVEEMLYHTRCVRRGLDGPFLVTDMPFLSYNTSQKEAITNAGKMIKEGGANGVKLEGGAEISSLVRAMTRAMIPVMGHVGLKPQSINMTGGYKVQGKDLQGARQVIADAVAIEQAGAFAIVLEGIPPDVARAITSRLSIPTIGIGAGIHVDGQVLVFHDLVGWSDRPLPRFVRPFGSVGLEARKAVLAFSESVRNHSFPSPEESYPETAIPPGEILPRKE; this comes from the coding sequence ATGTCCAGCCGGCTGACCATCACGGAAATCCTGCGTCGCAAAACAGAAGGTCCCTCCATTACGATGGTGACAGCCTACGACGCAATGGAGGCCAGGCTTCTTTCGGGAGCGGAAATCGATATTGCTCTCGTTGGAGACTCTCTCGGGAATATTGTGCAGGGTCATGATTCGACCCTGCCGGTTACAGTCGAAGAGATGCTCTACCATACCCGCTGCGTCCGGCGGGGGCTCGACGGCCCCTTTCTGGTGACAGACATGCCATTTCTTTCCTACAACACCTCTCAAAAAGAGGCGATCACCAATGCCGGGAAAATGATCAAGGAAGGTGGGGCCAATGGCGTCAAACTTGAGGGGGGTGCCGAAATTTCCTCCCTGGTGAGGGCGATGACCAGGGCCATGATACCGGTCATGGGCCATGTGGGATTGAAGCCCCAGTCGATCAACATGACCGGAGGATACAAGGTTCAGGGCAAGGATCTGCAGGGAGCGAGGCAGGTCATCGCGGATGCGGTAGCGATCGAACAGGCCGGAGCCTTTGCCATCGTTCTTGAAGGGATCCCCCCCGATGTGGCAAGGGCGATCACCTCCCGTCTCTCCATCCCCACCATCGGAATCGGAGCCGGGATCCATGTTGACGGGCAAGTTCTGGTCTTCCACGACCTTGTCGGCTGGTCTGACCGCCCCCTTCCCCGATTTGTCCGGCCCTTCGGATCGGTCGGCCTTGAAGCCAGAAAGGCTGTTCTGGCTTTTTCGGAATCGGTCAGGAACCACTCTTTCCCTTCACCGGAAGAGTCCTACCCGGAAACAGCCATTCCTCCAGGAGAGATCCTCCCCAGGAAGGAATAG
- a CDS encoding methylenetetrahydrofolate reductase, protein MTFREALTAHSFMITGECSPPKGTLVAPLLERLVALKGRVHGLNITDNQTGVMRMCPLAMGVHLQSIGIDPIVQITLRDRNRLAIQSDILGMSSLGIRQALCLSGDPPTLGDHPEAKPVFDLPTPELIRAITLLNGGTDLSGKDLSGPTDILPGAATSPEGDFDAETRKFEEKFSAGARFFQTQAVFSPKTMERFMVFASPFRVPVLAGIILLKSARMANYLNEKVPGITVPKELIARLERAPQGGALDVGIEIAAETIRAIRPMVHGVHIMTVGAEETIPRILDLAEC, encoded by the coding sequence ATGACCTTCAGAGAAGCGCTCACAGCCCATTCATTCATGATCACAGGGGAATGCTCCCCTCCAAAGGGGACCCTTGTCGCCCCCTTGCTTGAGCGACTCGTGGCCCTTAAGGGCCGGGTTCATGGCCTCAACATCACGGACAACCAGACCGGAGTCATGAGAATGTGTCCCCTCGCCATGGGAGTCCATCTCCAGTCCATCGGGATCGACCCCATTGTCCAGATCACCCTTCGGGACCGGAACCGTCTGGCTATCCAGTCGGACATCCTTGGCATGTCCTCCCTCGGGATCCGGCAAGCACTCTGTCTCTCCGGAGACCCTCCGACCCTCGGGGATCATCCGGAGGCCAAACCCGTCTTTGATCTTCCGACTCCGGAACTCATCCGGGCCATAACCCTTCTCAACGGCGGGACCGATCTTTCCGGAAAGGATCTCTCGGGACCGACAGACATTCTCCCCGGTGCGGCAACCTCTCCCGAAGGAGATTTCGATGCGGAAACCCGAAAGTTCGAGGAAAAATTTTCGGCAGGCGCCCGTTTTTTCCAGACCCAGGCGGTTTTTTCACCGAAAACAATGGAACGATTCATGGTGTTTGCCTCCCCTTTCAGAGTCCCTGTTCTCGCCGGGATCATCCTTCTCAAGTCCGCCAGAATGGCCAATTATTTGAACGAGAAGGTTCCCGGGATCACCGTTCCCAAGGAACTGATCGCCAGGCTTGAGAGGGCACCCCAGGGAGGAGCGCTCGATGTGGGCATTGAAATCGCAGCCGAGACCATCAGGGCAATCCGGCCCATGGTCCATGGAGTCCATATCATGACTGTCGGGGCCGAGGAGACCATTCCGAGGATTCTCGACCTGGCAGAGTGCTGA
- the folD gene encoding bifunctional methylenetetrahydrofolate dehydrogenase/methenyltetrahydrofolate cyclohydrolase FolD, producing MATILNGKELAATLRAEQTEEIRKLAPLAGRPPGLGVILVGDDPASHAYVKNKRNACKEAGIHAPEINLPHDTTRETVMEWVDKLNADPRIDGILVQLPLPPHIPKDDILLRIDPEKDVDGFHPINVGRLVIGEDTLVPCTPTGVMTLLSRYGIPVKGKKAVVLGRSLIVGKPMALLLLAADATVTICHSKTANLSEETRQADILVAALGKPLMITKDFVKKGAVVIDVGISRNDKGKLVGDVDFDSVEPIASAITPVPGGVGPMTIATLLENTLKAYKKRNHLS from the coding sequence TTGGCGACCATTTTGAATGGAAAAGAGCTTGCCGCTACATTGCGGGCAGAACAGACAGAAGAGATCAGGAAGCTTGCACCCTTAGCCGGACGTCCTCCTGGCCTCGGAGTCATCCTTGTCGGAGATGATCCTGCAAGCCATGCCTACGTGAAAAACAAAAGAAATGCCTGCAAGGAAGCGGGGATCCATGCTCCCGAAATCAACCTGCCCCATGATACCACCAGGGAAACGGTGATGGAGTGGGTCGACAAGCTGAATGCCGATCCCAGGATTGACGGGATTCTCGTTCAACTTCCCCTCCCCCCCCATATTCCGAAAGATGACATTCTTCTCAGGATCGACCCCGAAAAGGATGTCGACGGATTTCATCCCATCAACGTCGGTCGACTTGTGATCGGAGAAGACACACTGGTCCCTTGCACCCCCACAGGCGTCATGACGCTTCTTTCCCGATACGGTATCCCTGTAAAGGGAAAGAAGGCAGTCGTTCTCGGCAGGAGCTTGATTGTGGGAAAACCGATGGCCCTTCTCCTGCTGGCCGCCGATGCCACTGTCACCATCTGCCACAGTAAAACAGCCAATCTGTCGGAGGAGACACGACAGGCCGACATACTGGTCGCCGCGCTCGGGAAACCCCTCATGATCACAAAAGATTTCGTGAAAAAGGGCGCGGTGGTGATTGATGTCGGGATCTCCCGAAATGACAAGGGAAAACTTGTGGGAGATGTCGATTTTGACAGTGTGGAACCAATCGCATCAGCGATCACCCCGGTTCCCGGAGGCGTTGGCCCGATGACCATCGCAACACTTCTTGAAAACACGCTGAAAGCCTATAAAAAACGAAATCACCTATCCTGA
- a CDS encoding DNA alkylation repair protein, with amino-acid sequence MENPTEKILKELLAHRDDGVAAVHSGWRKSGSPGQYLGVKKAVRRRIAKQYRGLSVSAISELFSSNVLDLRSVGALILLETFRKVDAREQERIFREFLDYRHLIDDWELVDDLSPVLIGTISNGAMTPELELLATSSRMWDRRMAMVSTLWSVRKGDLDLPYHLSRMLSGDPEILVRKAIGWVLREAGKKDPERLRRFLREQGKFLSRTTMGVAVERFGKEERKLFRQDCGN; translated from the coding sequence ATGGAAAACCCTACAGAAAAAATCCTGAAGGAATTGCTGGCACATCGTGATGACGGTGTTGCCGCCGTTCATTCCGGATGGAGAAAGTCCGGCTCCCCCGGGCAATATCTGGGGGTCAAAAAAGCCGTTCGTCGCAGGATTGCAAAACAATATCGGGGGCTGTCCGTTTCTGCGATCTCCGAGCTCTTTTCCTCGAATGTATTGGATCTTCGATCGGTTGGGGCGTTGATCCTTCTGGAAACATTCAGGAAGGTCGACGCCCGGGAACAGGAACGGATCTTCAGGGAGTTTCTGGATTATCGCCATCTGATCGATGACTGGGAACTTGTAGATGACCTTTCTCCTGTTTTGATCGGCACCATTTCGAACGGAGCGATGACCCCCGAGCTCGAGCTTCTCGCCACAAGTTCCCGGATGTGGGACAGGAGAATGGCGATGGTCTCAACGTTGTGGTCGGTGAGGAAAGGAGATCTCGATCTGCCATACCATCTTTCCCGGATGCTTTCGGGGGATCCGGAAATCTTGGTCCGGAAAGCCATCGGATGGGTTCTTCGAGAGGCGGGGAAAAAGGATCCCGAGCGATTGAGGAGGTTTCTCCGGGAGCAGGGGAAATTCCTCTCCCGAACGACCATGGGCGTTGCAGTCGAACGGTTCGGGAAGGAGGAGCGGAAGCTTTTCAGACAGGACTGCGGGAACTAG
- the folE gene encoding GTP cyclohydrolase I FolE, translated as MIDQKKIAEGFRLILEGLGENPGRPGLQETPRRVAELYAEILGGIHENPTEILRPIKGEDFDEMVALAGIPFHSMCEHHFLPFFGKGHIAYIPKEGRMTGLSSLARLLDIFARRPQIQERLTAEVADGIMEGLSPQGVMVVLEAEHLCLSMRGIKKPGVPVVTSAVRGIFRKNAKTRQEFLSLISMKNHG; from the coding sequence GTGATTGATCAAAAAAAGATCGCTGAAGGATTCAGGCTTATTCTTGAAGGACTTGGAGAGAATCCCGGCAGGCCAGGTCTTCAGGAGACGCCCAGACGGGTGGCCGAGCTTTATGCTGAGATCCTGGGCGGAATCCATGAAAACCCTACAGAAATCCTCCGGCCAATCAAGGGGGAGGATTTTGACGAAATGGTCGCTCTGGCAGGGATCCCCTTTCACTCCATGTGCGAGCATCACTTCCTTCCCTTTTTCGGGAAGGGACATATTGCCTACATCCCCAAAGAAGGACGGATGACGGGGCTTTCATCCCTTGCAAGACTTCTCGACATCTTCGCGAGGCGCCCCCAGATCCAGGAGCGACTCACCGCAGAAGTCGCGGATGGCATTATGGAAGGACTCTCCCCCCAGGGGGTGATGGTTGTCCTCGAGGCCGAGCACCTGTGCCTGTCCATGCGGGGGATCAAAAAACCGGGTGTTCCGGTGGTTACATCCGCCGTGAGGGGGATTTTCCGGAAAAACGCCAAGACCCGACAGGAGTTTCTCTCGCTGATCTCAATGAAAAATCATGGCTGA
- a CDS encoding 5-formyltetrahydrofolate cyclo-ligase: MAENRSDQENTATGQEILLSSKKDIRNAIIALRGLITKQERDRFSGEITRRAVSLLETRISSGHLKPGAIIHLFRSFGEEVETDFLLERIKDMGFGLVVPIVHHEENHSTLILSSVRRDTRWRPGPFQIPEPYPVVRVDPSIVSLFFLPGVAFDPGGGRIGYGKGYYDRLLSGVRPDIPKIALAFSHQVLEKVPSSKWDIPMTMILTEKETIHCD, encoded by the coding sequence ATGGCTGAAAACAGAAGCGATCAGGAAAACACGGCGACCGGCCAGGAAATCCTTCTTTCGAGCAAAAAGGACATCAGAAACGCCATTATTGCGTTGAGAGGCCTCATCACAAAACAGGAACGGGATCGGTTCTCTGGAGAGATTACCAGAAGGGCCGTTTCTTTGCTCGAAACAAGGATTTCCAGCGGCCATTTGAAACCCGGAGCCATTATCCATCTATTTCGCTCTTTTGGGGAAGAGGTCGAGACGGACTTTCTTCTGGAAAGAATCAAAGATATGGGGTTTGGACTGGTTGTCCCCATTGTTCATCACGAGGAAAACCACTCCACACTGATCCTTTCCAGTGTTAGACGGGATACCCGCTGGCGACCGGGCCCCTTTCAGATCCCGGAACCTTATCCGGTGGTTCGGGTCGATCCCTCCATCGTCTCCCTTTTTTTTCTTCCGGGGGTCGCATTCGATCCCGGAGGAGGCCGCATCGGTTACGGAAAAGGCTACTACGACCGGCTTCTGTCAGGGGTCCGGCCGGATATTCCCAAAATTGCCCTTGCCTTTTCCCATCAGGTGCTCGAAAAAGTACCGTCCTCAAAATGGGATATTCCCATGACCATGATCCTGACCGAAAAGGAGACCATTCACTGTGATTGA
- a CDS encoding SLC13 family permease, translating to MRLLELATIVVVVTILLTTRIVPVEVVAIGIPAVLGLFGILPPDRILQGFAQPAVFLVASLFVLSEGLSRTKVIHRITMRLMMLVHRKKERIGLIVTPAVGIISMILNDTGAFSLFLPAIKNLISETGASAKRIWMPVGFAALLGGSATLFGSASNIIISGYMESRHEEGFKILDFLPIGGGAFLIGLLYLWLVAPRVFPEDSQEPNRHGSSGRSFFVELLIDESFPYRGMKFSETPLAVDWGLKLSSPLAPAPLEESGPNRKGSAISLLKAAWGMARMSGKTAPPGLPELLGNPDEVLKKGMRVRLQMDVVLLGRILDLGGVRLQGFLSPLSEPEPSGFPISSKSHSIDSEETVLLEAIMQPDVGMIHKRLRQMANALGPGVEIAGLFRESPPQEGWLGETLLAPGDVLLLKGRRAEIEAVQTSGLFLSLNEIPRRVFRTSKAPLAIFIAAATISVALSGLLPVSLAALLGAFLMMAFGVVRMEEARDSIDWRVLLLMGGLFPLGWSIEDAGVGAMVAPYLLHWGVTLSPNVLLGALMVLTGVLVQFFSHTLVALTLSPLVLSLVHGMGLSPKPFMMGLAISSMALFLSPLSHPVNLLSWNEGEYRFRDFFHLGFGLFILTIGWGVWIIPKIWPLIPGK from the coding sequence ATGAGGCTTCTGGAGCTTGCCACGATCGTCGTTGTGGTAACGATTCTTCTCACAACACGCATCGTTCCGGTTGAGGTTGTTGCCATTGGCATCCCGGCGGTTCTGGGTCTTTTCGGCATTCTTCCTCCGGATCGTATCCTTCAGGGATTTGCCCAGCCTGCGGTGTTTCTGGTCGCATCCCTTTTTGTCCTTTCGGAGGGGCTTTCCCGAACGAAGGTGATTCACCGGATCACGATGAGACTGATGATGCTTGTCCATCGGAAAAAGGAACGGATCGGACTGATCGTGACCCCAGCCGTGGGGATCATTTCGATGATCCTGAATGATACCGGAGCTTTTTCCCTGTTTCTTCCCGCGATCAAGAACCTGATCTCCGAAACAGGAGCTTCGGCAAAGCGGATCTGGATGCCTGTCGGCTTTGCAGCTCTTTTGGGTGGTTCCGCGACTCTTTTCGGATCGGCTTCGAACATTATCATCTCCGGATATATGGAGTCCCGACATGAGGAAGGATTCAAGATCCTGGACTTTCTGCCCATTGGAGGAGGGGCCTTTTTAATCGGGCTCCTCTATCTTTGGCTTGTCGCCCCGAGAGTCTTTCCCGAGGACTCCCAGGAGCCCAATCGGCATGGATCGTCGGGGCGATCGTTCTTTGTGGAGCTTTTGATTGACGAGAGTTTTCCCTATCGGGGAATGAAATTTTCGGAAACGCCGCTTGCGGTCGATTGGGGGTTGAAACTGTCGAGTCCCCTTGCACCGGCTCCTCTTGAGGAAAGTGGTCCGAACCGTAAAGGATCGGCGATTTCCCTTTTAAAGGCGGCATGGGGCATGGCGAGGATGTCGGGGAAGACCGCTCCTCCTGGTCTGCCGGAACTTCTGGGAAATCCCGATGAGGTCCTGAAGAAGGGTATGCGTGTCCGTCTTCAGATGGATGTGGTTCTCCTTGGCCGGATCCTCGACCTGGGAGGAGTTCGTCTTCAGGGATTTTTGAGCCCATTATCCGAGCCCGAGCCGTCAGGTTTCCCGATTTCCTCAAAATCCCACTCCATCGATTCGGAGGAGACGGTCCTTTTGGAAGCGATCATGCAGCCGGATGTGGGAATGATCCACAAGCGTCTGAGGCAGATGGCCAACGCCCTCGGTCCTGGAGTCGAGATCGCCGGCCTTTTCCGGGAGTCGCCGCCTCAGGAGGGGTGGTTGGGCGAGACACTGCTTGCTCCTGGGGATGTTCTCCTGCTCAAGGGCAGAAGAGCGGAGATTGAAGCCGTCCAGACTTCAGGATTGTTCCTCTCATTAAACGAGATTCCCAGGAGGGTTTTTCGGACCAGCAAGGCGCCTCTTGCCATTTTTATCGCAGCCGCAACCATTTCGGTTGCGCTTTCCGGGTTGCTCCCCGTTTCTCTTGCGGCTCTTTTGGGAGCTTTTCTGATGATGGCTTTTGGTGTGGTCCGTATGGAAGAGGCGAGAGACTCCATTGATTGGAGGGTTCTTCTCCTGATGGGTGGGCTTTTCCCCCTGGGATGGTCGATAGAGGATGCGGGGGTCGGAGCGATGGTCGCCCCTTACCTCCTCCACTGGGGTGTGACTCTTTCCCCCAATGTTCTCCTGGGGGCACTGATGGTACTCACTGGAGTTCTGGTCCAGTTCTTTTCCCATACGCTTGTGGCCCTGACCTTGTCTCCTCTGGTTCTCTCCCTTGTTCACGGAATGGGACTCTCCCCCAAACCCTTCATGATGGGACTTGCGATTTCCTCAATGGCCCTTTTCCTCTCACCCCTTTCCCATCCGGTGAATCTTCTCTCGTGGAACGAGGGGGAATATCGCTTCAGGGACTTTTTTCATTTGGGATTTGGTCTTTTCATTCTGACCATTGGGTGGGGGGTATGGATTATTCCGAAAATCTGGCCGCTGATTCCCGGAAAGTAA
- a CDS encoding lysophospholipid acyltransferase family protein, which produces MGDRKAPEMMPIPMEVSHFKTYKIANFLMSILTRSWLRLEVSGQEWIPSEGGVIVAANHQSFLDVPILGFSIPRESRFPGKSELFIKEPWSRLLLKTGGFPLARGEGDRKAVSFSQTLLEKGVVLSIFPEGTRTRTGKIGSFHRGMGLLAIKSHAAIVPAAIWGTGLSMGPGGTFPRPGRIKVAFSAPILPWEYPIEEMGPKEASIFLSKQAEDRVKALYETIAPAK; this is translated from the coding sequence TTGGGTGATCGAAAGGCTCCCGAAATGATGCCCATTCCGATGGAGGTCTCCCACTTCAAGACCTACAAGATCGCCAACTTCCTGATGAGCATCCTGACCCGTTCATGGCTCAGACTCGAGGTTTCCGGGCAAGAATGGATTCCCTCCGAGGGAGGAGTCATTGTGGCAGCCAATCATCAAAGCTTCCTTGACGTCCCCATTCTCGGCTTTTCCATTCCGCGAGAGTCCCGGTTCCCCGGAAAGTCCGAACTTTTTATAAAAGAGCCATGGAGCAGGCTTCTCCTCAAAACAGGAGGTTTTCCGCTTGCGAGGGGAGAGGGTGACAGAAAAGCCGTGAGTTTTTCACAAACCCTTCTGGAAAAAGGGGTCGTACTTTCGATCTTTCCGGAAGGAACACGAACCCGGACGGGGAAAATCGGAAGCTTTCATAGGGGAATGGGCCTTCTTGCGATCAAAAGCCATGCCGCCATCGTTCCCGCTGCAATATGGGGAACAGGTCTTTCCATGGGTCCGGGAGGAACATTTCCCAGACCCGGCCGCATCAAAGTCGCTTTCTCTGCTCCCATCCTCCCTTGGGAATACCCCATTGAGGAAATGGGCCCCAAAGAGGCCAGCATTTTTCTCAGCAAACAGGCCGAAGACCGTGTCAAAGCCCTTTACGAAACCATCGCCCCGGCAAAATAG
- the cmk gene encoding (d)CMP kinase has translation MAPLSIAIDGPAACGKSSLAKALARRIGLYHLETGGLYRSVALFFLERGGPTDDPHRILDLLPEMDLSIRPDGSSSREIHFFLGDRDVTVDIRSETVGKWASTVATIPAVRTYLLPVQRHFAENDRIVMDGRDIGTVILPDASLKIFLSAPAATRALRRWLQLGGENAPQSLQEIQDDLEERDRQDLARSIAPLTRASDAIDLDNSRMTIDESVDWVIERLPK, from the coding sequence ATGGCCCCCCTTTCCATCGCCATTGATGGTCCTGCCGCGTGCGGCAAATCCAGTCTGGCCAAGGCACTGGCCCGAAGGATTGGGCTCTACCACCTTGAAACGGGCGGACTTTACCGCTCTGTTGCGCTTTTTTTTCTGGAACGGGGAGGGCCGACTGACGATCCGCACAGGATCCTCGACCTTCTTCCCGAAATGGATCTTTCCATTCGTCCTGATGGATCTTCCAGCCGTGAAATCCATTTTTTCCTCGGAGACAGGGATGTCACCGTGGATATTCGTTCCGAAACGGTTGGCAAATGGGCGTCGACCGTTGCGACAATACCGGCGGTCAGGACATATCTTCTCCCGGTCCAGCGCCATTTTGCGGAAAACGATCGCATCGTGATGGATGGAAGAGATATCGGCACAGTCATCCTCCCCGACGCCTCGCTCAAAATTTTTTTGAGCGCCCCGGCTGCAACACGAGCGCTCCGGAGGTGGCTTCAACTGGGCGGAGAAAACGCTCCTCAGAGCTTACAGGAAATCCAGGATGACCTTGAAGAAAGGGACCGTCAGGATCTCGCCCGCTCCATTGCCCCGCTCACACGGGCATCCGATGCGATCGATCTGGACAACTCCCGGATGACGATCGACGAATCGGTTGATTGGGTGATCGAAAGGCTCCCGAAATGA